One region of Leptospira bandrabouensis genomic DNA includes:
- a CDS encoding periplasmic-type flagellar collar protein FlbB produces the protein MASVTDSTRSFFLIVLIFFLIAIGFFVFDYFQVINAEDYLPFLKKQAGLVNQDLLSPTELEKLEMEKAKERLIADREELEQMKRELEEKSSSLNADKERLEELKEGIQRKEKEMADKLKKDNARAEKVKVLANKVANMPPESARDMLINWPDYDIIEVFEQMDRDAEEEGRQTITTYLLTLFPAERRSVISNKWLDAGAKNVPNYGKSIDEDNDEP, from the coding sequence ATGGCAAGTGTAACCGATAGCACAAGATCCTTCTTTTTAATCGTTCTTATTTTTTTCTTAATCGCCATTGGATTTTTTGTTTTTGATTACTTTCAGGTTATCAACGCAGAAGACTATTTGCCTTTCTTAAAAAAACAAGCAGGACTTGTTAACCAAGACTTACTTTCACCAACGGAACTAGAAAAGTTGGAGATGGAAAAAGCAAAAGAAAGGCTCATCGCTGACCGCGAAGAATTAGAACAGATGAAACGTGAGTTAGAGGAAAAATCTTCATCTCTAAATGCAGATAAAGAACGTTTGGAAGAACTCAAAGAAGGAATCCAACGTAAAGAAAAAGAAATGGCAGACAAATTGAAAAAAGACAATGCCCGCGCTGAAAAAGTGAAGGTACTTGCAAACAAAGTTGCCAATATGCCACCCGAATCAGCGAGAGATATGTTAATCAATTGGCCTGATTATGATATCATAGAAGTGTTCGAACAAATGGATAGAGATGCCGAGGAAGAAGGTAGACAGACCATTACCACTTACCTACTCACTTTGTTCCCTGCCGAAAGAAGGTCAGTGATTTCCAATAAATGGTTGGATGCGGGAGCAAAAAATGTTCCCAATTATGGCAAAAGTATTGATGAAGATAACGACGAGCCTTAA
- a CDS encoding SpoIIE family protein phosphatase — MSFKYLHLIFAAWLPIFLGFPHLYATSPAEILRKSKGNPVHLEGEWEFYPHTFLSETNQLPESKLQVLVPGIWNSELGTGNGFGTYRLVLERPEGTDLETVYGIKLVDSATASRVFWNGKLLGSSGTVSKNPEESKPSYQFQFYPLPWKKGPNELLVEISNFHHDKGGMWEPPYVGEWKKLFKENEKDLASSLFLAGAVFIIALYHFGLFYFRRSDKGNLLFGLAALLLSVRTLFTGERFVFNELSPLITWNICLRIEYLTFYLSPYLFFAFFREFYPKFYPRWMDRVLFIPTLIFISFLLFLPTPIYTKLNGYFQIVFLSGILMILQGVFRAVVNRQESSLLFSIGIISVAIAAFIDLMNAYQIVYTVEAIPIGIFIFILVQSLTLSRRFSRAFSDVESLSKRLLALDKLKDEFLANTSHELKTPLNGIIGIAESMFDGIGGRLNQEQRQNLGMIVSSGKRLSSLVDDILDFSKMKNRDLDLDLKAIDLHQICDLVLVISRPLYVTKNLTVRNHVPVDFPPILGDEARLQQILFNLIGNAIKFTEKGRIDVSAEISEKMLVLSIKDTGIGIPKDKFADIFRSFEQVDSSTTRKFGGTGLGLAISKRLVELHGGSIWVESTEGEGSTFRFTLPLAREGEIPMEKPPQKKTDLWFGGESPEFEPIEETCDEYDGEKIKVLVVDDEPINRQVLKNHLTLIGCDVHEASNGGDAIRMVRDDGPFELMLLDIMMPGMSGYDVCTVLRESYSLYQLPILFLTAKNQITDIIASLEAGGNDYLAKPFDKRELISRAKNLITLKKAVEEQNKFIAFQNELGLARKLQSSILPEEAPAIVGIKTEFYYEPMDSVGGDFFDFHAISETELGVMVADVSGHGIPAALISAMLKIAFSTQVRLSREPAQLMTQINSTLLGKMKGAFLTASYIYINLETKELVHARCGHPPLIISRLGNSKPSLSLPQGKLIGWIPELDIQEDVVSLRSGDRIVLYTDGITEATNSDKEMIGQENWESIVQRYSGYPIPESKRLLLERIKEFTGNRSPDDDVTLVILEIE; from the coding sequence TTGTCCTTTAAATACTTACATCTGATTTTTGCGGCCTGGTTACCTATCTTTTTAGGTTTTCCTCATTTATACGCAACGTCTCCGGCTGAAATCCTGCGGAAAAGCAAAGGAAATCCCGTTCATTTGGAAGGCGAATGGGAGTTTTATCCTCATACCTTTCTCTCAGAAACAAATCAATTGCCTGAGTCCAAACTCCAAGTTTTGGTACCTGGAATTTGGAATTCCGAACTTGGGACGGGAAATGGATTCGGAACTTATCGTTTGGTTTTGGAGAGACCAGAAGGCACAGATTTAGAGACCGTTTACGGAATCAAACTTGTAGATTCTGCCACCGCCTCACGAGTGTTTTGGAATGGAAAACTTCTTGGGTCTTCCGGAACGGTTTCCAAAAATCCAGAAGAGTCAAAACCTTCCTACCAATTCCAATTTTACCCTCTCCCTTGGAAAAAGGGACCTAACGAATTATTGGTGGAGATATCTAATTTTCATCATGACAAAGGTGGAATGTGGGAACCTCCTTATGTTGGTGAGTGGAAAAAACTTTTTAAAGAAAATGAAAAAGATTTAGCCTCCTCTTTGTTTTTAGCAGGGGCAGTGTTCATCATTGCTTTGTACCATTTTGGATTATTCTATTTTAGAAGATCGGATAAAGGAAATTTGTTATTTGGGTTAGCTGCACTTTTGTTATCAGTAAGAACCCTTTTCACCGGAGAAAGATTTGTATTTAATGAATTATCTCCCCTTATTACTTGGAATATTTGTCTTCGGATTGAATATCTAACTTTCTATTTATCTCCTTATCTATTCTTTGCTTTTTTTCGTGAATTTTATCCCAAGTTTTACCCTCGTTGGATGGACCGAGTTCTGTTTATCCCAACTTTGATATTCATTAGTTTTCTTTTGTTTTTACCAACTCCCATTTATACAAAGTTAAACGGCTATTTCCAGATTGTGTTTCTATCTGGAATCTTAATGATTTTACAAGGAGTGTTTCGTGCGGTTGTCAATCGGCAGGAAAGTAGTTTGTTATTTTCAATCGGTATCATTTCAGTAGCGATTGCTGCTTTTATTGATTTAATGAATGCGTATCAGATTGTTTATACTGTAGAAGCAATTCCTATTGGAATTTTTATATTTATTTTAGTGCAGTCCCTAACACTCTCTAGACGGTTTAGTCGCGCTTTTTCTGATGTAGAATCTCTTTCCAAAAGACTACTTGCTTTAGATAAACTCAAAGACGAGTTTTTGGCAAATACTTCGCACGAATTAAAAACACCTTTAAATGGAATCATTGGTATCGCCGAATCTATGTTTGATGGAATAGGTGGACGTCTCAACCAAGAACAAAGACAGAATTTAGGAATGATTGTCAGTTCAGGAAAACGATTGTCTTCCCTTGTAGATGATATTTTAGACTTTTCCAAAATGAAAAACAGAGACTTGGATTTGGACCTAAAAGCCATTGATTTACATCAAATTTGTGATTTGGTGCTTGTGATTTCCAGGCCACTCTATGTTACAAAAAATCTAACCGTTCGCAATCATGTTCCTGTCGATTTTCCTCCCATTTTGGGAGATGAAGCAAGGCTCCAACAAATCCTTTTTAATTTAATTGGAAATGCGATTAAATTTACAGAGAAAGGTCGTATCGATGTTTCCGCCGAGATTTCGGAAAAAATGTTGGTACTTTCTATAAAAGATACAGGGATAGGAATTCCTAAAGATAAGTTTGCTGATATTTTTAGATCTTTCGAACAAGTGGATTCTTCCACCACACGAAAGTTTGGTGGGACTGGCCTTGGCCTTGCCATTTCAAAACGTTTGGTGGAGTTACACGGCGGTTCCATCTGGGTGGAATCCACGGAAGGGGAAGGTTCTACGTTCCGATTTACGCTTCCATTGGCAAGAGAAGGCGAAATCCCAATGGAAAAACCTCCTCAGAAAAAGACTGACTTGTGGTTTGGGGGTGAGTCTCCTGAATTTGAGCCTATCGAAGAAACTTGTGATGAATATGATGGCGAAAAAATCAAAGTTCTCGTTGTAGACGATGAACCGATCAACCGCCAGGTTCTCAAAAATCATTTAACACTGATTGGTTGTGATGTACATGAAGCATCCAATGGCGGCGATGCCATCAGAATGGTTCGAGATGATGGCCCATTTGAGTTGATGTTACTTGATATCATGATGCCCGGAATGAGTGGATATGATGTTTGTACTGTTTTACGTGAATCTTATTCTTTATACCAACTACCGATTTTATTTTTGACTGCCAAAAACCAAATCACTGACATCATTGCTTCCTTAGAAGCTGGTGGAAATGATTATTTGGCAAAACCTTTCGACAAAAGAGAGTTAATCTCTAGAGCCAAAAATTTGATTACCTTAAAAAAGGCAGTGGAAGAACAAAACAAGTTTATTGCTTTTCAGAATGAATTGGGACTCGCAAGAAAACTCCAAAGTTCAATCTTACCTGAAGAAGCCCCTGCTATCGTTGGTATCAAAACAGAATTCTATTATGAGCCAATGGACAGCGTAGGCGGTGACTTCTTTGATTTTCACGCGATTTCCGAGACAGAACTCGGTGTGATGGTTGCGGATGTATCGGGACATGGGATTCCTGCTGCCCTTATCTCTGCCATGTTAAAAATTGCTTTTTCCACGCAAGTTAGGTTATCGAGAGAACCTGCCCAGTTAATGACACAAATCAACTCCACCTTACTTGGAAAAATGAAAGGTGCTTTTCTCACTGCCTCTTATATATATATTAATTTAGAAACAAAAGAATTAGTCCATGCTCGTTGTGGTCATCCTCCCCTGATTATCAGTCGTTTAGGAAATTCGAAACCTTCTTTAAGTTTACCACAAGGAAAACTGATCGGTTGGATCCCTGAACTAGATATACAGGAAGATGTTGTTTCTCTGAGATCTGGTGACCGAATTGTATT
- a CDS encoding flagellar export protein FliJ translates to MKRFRFSLETVLKLRGWREEEEIRRLSLVVSKLNALIGEKDTNEREIESSYEAILNSSKVGTSLSDYLSIEQYIQGLIRRNEELESRIATQNEEVNLVRKDVMVARMNKKVIEVLKDKRFAEWKKKRNRSERREVEEFNLQLSKQSLFDSTESIGLSKSKKIPRTFKILNREDGGDELTSDFKTLRDFYEKYYLGQGKS, encoded by the coding sequence GTGAAACGATTTCGTTTTAGTTTAGAGACGGTTCTGAAGCTCAGGGGTTGGCGGGAAGAAGAAGAAATCCGCAGGCTCTCTTTAGTTGTCTCCAAACTCAATGCACTCATCGGTGAAAAGGATACCAATGAAAGAGAAATCGAATCTTCCTATGAGGCAATCCTAAATTCTTCCAAAGTAGGAACGAGCCTTTCTGATTATCTGTCCATCGAACAATACATCCAGGGACTTATCAGGCGAAACGAAGAGTTAGAATCTCGAATCGCCACTCAAAATGAAGAAGTAAATTTGGTTCGTAAAGATGTGATGGTGGCTCGAATGAACAAAAAGGTAATCGAAGTTTTAAAGGACAAACGATTTGCCGAATGGAAGAAAAAACGAAATCGAAGTGAAAGAAGAGAAGTAGAAGAATTTAATCTACAATTAAGCAAACAATCATTATTCGATTCGACAGAAAGCATTGGACTTTCAAAATCTAAGAAGATACCAAGAACTTTCAAAATTTTGAACCGCGAAGATGGAGGTGATGAACTTACATCCGACTTCAAAACTCTTCGTGATTTTTATGAAAAATACTACCTAGGACAAGGGAAATCATAA
- a CDS encoding guanylate kinase: MNVRPNLYIISSVAGGGKSTIIAALLKENPDFYFSISCTTRAPRPGDIEGKTYYFLSVDEFKKRIDADDFYEWAEVHGNYYGTPKGPILDAIRDHRVALLDLDVQGAKTVKALRPESVTIFIEPPSREIWIERLIRRGTDSQTSIERRIQNGIKELEEAPNFDYVVVNDQLEDAIREVKSILYGIKK, translated from the coding sequence TTGAACGTTCGTCCTAATTTATACATAATCTCTTCTGTGGCTGGTGGTGGAAAGTCGACGATCATCGCCGCTCTCCTTAAAGAAAATCCCGATTTTTATTTTTCTATTTCTTGTACCACAAGAGCACCAAGACCGGGGGATATCGAAGGGAAAACCTATTACTTTCTTTCGGTAGATGAGTTCAAAAAACGGATTGATGCGGATGATTTTTACGAATGGGCAGAAGTACATGGAAACTACTATGGTACTCCCAAAGGCCCCATTCTCGATGCCATTCGTGACCATCGTGTTGCTCTTTTGGATTTAGATGTCCAAGGTGCCAAAACAGTAAAGGCATTGCGTCCAGAATCCGTGACTATTTTTATTGAACCACCTAGTAGAGAAATATGGATCGAAAGATTAATCCGCCGAGGGACTGATTCCCAAACTAGTATTGAAAGAAGGATACAAAATGGGATCAAAGAATTGGAGGAAGCACCTAATTTTGATTATGTGGTGGTGAACGATCAGTTGGAAGATGCCATAAGAGAAGTAAAATCCATTTTGTATGGCATAAAAAAATAA
- a CDS encoding DUF370 domain-containing protein: MSSFPVLNVGFSNVVFVSKILTILQADSAGAKRLRSEAKSESRLIDATGGRKTRSVLVLDSGHILLSAIRPESLAKRLESGDNHFAEGEEESED; encoded by the coding sequence ATGTCTTCGTTTCCGGTACTCAATGTAGGATTTTCAAATGTAGTATTCGTTTCGAAAATTCTTACCATTCTCCAAGCGGATTCTGCTGGTGCCAAACGCCTTCGTTCGGAAGCAAAATCGGAAAGTAGACTCATTGATGCCACAGGTGGTCGCAAAACACGCTCTGTTCTTGTTTTAGATTCAGGACATATCCTTTTATCCGCCATTCGCCCAGAAAGTTTAGCCAAACGTTTAGAGTCAGGGGATAATCATTTTGCAGAAGGCGAAGAGGAGTCCGAAGATTGA